The following is a genomic window from Sporosarcina jeotgali.
GATAAAGTCCACCAGCATGATTCCAGCCAATATTGCAGAGCTGTTTACTATTACTTGATATTCAGTCGCTCTTCCAGCAGAGTTTGCGAGAATAGAACCATAAATTCCCACCCAGAAGAGTATCGTCAGCGGATTAAACAGTGACATGAAAAACCCTGTTAAGATTGAATGGCGGAGTCGAATACTTTTCCCAGTCTTCAAATTCACGTTCGTTTCATTTACGAAAAATAAGTTTTCAATACCTGTATATAAAAGAACGAAGCACCCGAATGACCAAAGAATAATTTGCAGAAATGGGGACTCGATGAATCTTCCTATTCCAAAATACACTAAACTCATATAGAGGACATCAGTAGCTATGGAACCAAGACTGAAAAACCAAGCATGGAAAAAACCATTTTTAATCCCTTTATTCAATAGAACTGCTTTAACTGGCCCAATAGGAGCGGCTAACGATATACCTAGAATCAGATAAACAAAAAGGGAATTCATGAATGCAGCCCTCCACAAAAATAGTGTCTGTCTATTTTATTCATAAGCTCTTGCGTATACGACAAGCCTTCATAGAAAATTTGAATTCATTTCAAAAGTATCCGGCACTTCATTTCATAGGTTCCGTGAGTTTCCGCAAAGTACACGAGCACTTCAGTATGGTATTTGTACTGGACTGATAACGGAAAACGACCGGATCTATTAACTATTCAGATCCGGTCTTTTAGCAGTTTCCATATGAAAATACCCATCAAAAACATAAAGTCTCATACGCATTACACTTTTTATCTACTCGTTTTCTAATTCTAAAAGCGGTATACCAATCGTGTAAAAAGGAAGTGCCTCAAAGCTGATTCACGTGAGTTAGCAGAACGACTAGCTACCTAACTCATTTCCTATCCCAAAAACGCTGCTGAGCAATTGCTGCAACGAATTCCTCACCGAAGTTCGGATTGTTATCGGCAAAAACAACCCCAGCGAAGTTATTCTTTTGAGATTTCTTGATGAAAGATTGACCTGAAGCGGCAACGCCGATCGGTTTATAGTGTTTGTATGCAACATTTAAATATTCTTTAACATCGTAGTTGAATTGTTCCTGTTTCTTAGGATTTCCTCCAACAATATAGAGAGAATCGAAGAGATATGGACTGGTCGTCAAGAATGTTTCATCCACTTTGAGCTGGGTGCCGTCATTACCTGTAACCGTCCCTAACGTCTCGCTGACAATTACTATGAACACACCGTACTTTTCCAAAGTGTTCAATACATTCGTAACTTCATTTGTATCAAAACCATCTCCAACCAGTACGCCGACTTTTTGTGAATAGGCGTATTTAGGAGTGGTGGTCTGACTCAATGATGGATAGCTGGTGGAGACAGGTACTTGAGAACCGCTCGGACGATTGACACCTATATTTTCTGCCACGATATAAGCCATCTCTTCATCTACATTCACTAGAATATCTGCGTTCTGCTGTCGAACAGACTCACTTTTACAACTGCCAAGCTGATAACTCAACGCTTCAATTGTATGTTGTTTTTCAACAGGTGATAAACTGTTCCAGAAAATCCGGGGCTGTGTGAAGAAGTCATCGAAAGATTTACTGCGAGCCCGGATGACATGGCCCTCCACTTTTTTCGGATAAGATTCATACCCTCCTTCTTCTGGCGGGGTTGTATAGGGAGTGTTATTCGATAGCGAGTTCTTATGGTAGTTCGTCTGATCCACATCGATCCGATACCTCATAAATCCTTGTCGTGTATTGTTATGGAATGGACAAATCGGACGGTTAATCGGCAAATCCTGGAAATTCGCACTGCCAAGTCTATGGTATTGTGCACTCTGATAAGCCATCAGTCTTCCTTGAAGGACTGGATCATTTGAAAAATCAATGCCCGGAACGACATTGGCAGGGTTAAACGCAACTTGTTCAAGCTCCGCAAATTCGTTATCCACGTTTCGATTCAGTGTCATTTTCCCTA
Proteins encoded in this region:
- a CDS encoding LysE family transporter; amino-acid sequence: MNSLFVYLILGISLAAPIGPVKAVLLNKGIKNGFFHAWFFSLGSIATDVLYMSLVYFGIGRFIESPFLQIILWSFGCFVLLYTGIENLFFVNETNVNLKTGKSIRLRHSILTGFFMSLFNPLTILFWVGIYGSILANSAGRATEYQVIVNSSAILAGIMLVDFIMSILSNGARQVLSSKILKYVSIISSFSMIGFGIYFGIQAFKALFL
- a CDS encoding catalase — translated: MNEKNISGNSKNDQLEEFRIRNSGKPLTTNQSKKLSNDEDQLKAGIRGPSLRQDYEFFEKMSHFVHEPIPERKVHARGYGAHGEFECYQSMKQFTKAGFLQEAGKKTPLFVRFSTVQGSRGSKDTARDLRCKGVKFYTEEGNYDLTTIAMPVLINQDAMKFPDALHAYQPEPRTGMPTAAGAHDNFWDYVANNQEALHMVLWVMSDRGILRSYRMMESWSINTYLFVNEQEIATFVRFVWKPVLGVHSLLQDEAQKIGGIDPDFHRRDLREAIDRGAFAEYELGVQLIAKEDEFNYDFDILDPSKFWPEELIPVQMIGKMTLNRNVDNEFAELEQVAFNPANVVPGIDFSNDPVLQGRLMAYQSAQYHRLGSANFQDLPINRPICPFHNNTRQGFMRYRIDVDQTNYHKNSLSNNTPYTTPPEEGGYESYPKKVEGHVIRARSKSFDDFFTQPRIFWNSLSPVEKQHTIEALSYQLGSCKSESVRQQNADILVNVDEEMAYIVAENIGVNRPSGSQVPVSTSYPSLSQTTTPKYAYSQKVGVLVGDGFDTNEVTNVLNTLEKYGVFIVIVSETLGTVTGNDGTQLKVDETFLTTSPYLFDSLYIVGGNPKKQEQFNYDVKEYLNVAYKHYKPIGVAASGQSFIKKSQKNNFAGVVFADNNPNFGEEFVAAIAQQRFWDRK